Below is a genomic region from Gammaproteobacteria bacterium.
TCAGTGTACGACCATCAACCAGACGCACGCTCATCTCGTTATCCGTAAACGTAACACTTTGCGCCAGTGGATTAATGTTTGCCGTCAAAGTACCCAAGATAGGCCTCCATCAGTAGATCCCTGTTCTCCTTAATACGTCGTTGAATCAGTCGCAATTCGTGTACCGGAAACCGGGTGGAACTCGCCAGCGATACTGGCATCAGCCAGTATTTTGCCAAACGGTCTTCTCTTTGTACATGTATATGCGGGGGCTCACCTTGCTCGTTACTGTAAAAGAAAAAACGATAGGGCCCTATTCTCAATATTGTTGGCATTTTGAG
It encodes:
- a CDS encoding DUF4160 domain-containing protein, which translates into the protein MPTILRIGPYRFFFYSNEQGEPPHIHVQREDRLAKYWLMPVSLASSTRFPVHELRLIQRRIKENRDLLMEAYLGYFDGKH